Proteins encoded within one genomic window of Zootoca vivipara chromosome 12, rZooViv1.1, whole genome shotgun sequence:
- the LOC118091759 gene encoding 5-beta-cholestane-3-alpha,7-alpha-diol 12-alpha-hydroxylase-like, whose protein sequence is MAFWVIVLFAVLACILGGLYLVGAFRQRRAQEPPLDKGLIPWLGHALSYRKDSVDFLQRMQKKHGDIFTVLFGGYYFTFLMDPLSYGAIVKEARTRLDLNVSHFVAQVFGFQHSEMTLKILETVNTKHLRGNGLVVMTQAMMESLHRVMRHSLSPAGGQKSWKQDGLFHFSYNMLFKAGYLAVFGNAQSKGGKGKEDAERCDLADSEDVFVEFCKFDSFFPGLASSTLSPREKKEAESLKRHFWNIMSVKEVYKKENISGWITDLQEQLDEAGTPEYMQGRLFFTLLWGFQANSGPASFWLLAYLLKNPKAMDEVRKEVDRVVGESGQEVRAGGAVLNVTKEMLDKTPILDSAVEETLRLTTIPLLTRVVVVDLELKMNDGRQYLLRKGDRVALFPFVAAHMDPEIHPDPHVFKYDRFLSLDGTKKRFYKNGEKVKYFSMPWGVGSMCPGRYFATNQLKLFAFLMLTYFDMQLVNMEEEFPPVIKNRCGVGVMQPTHDVQFRYRLRH, encoded by the coding sequence ATGGCTTTCTGGGTGATAGTCCTATTTGCCGTCCTGGCATGCATATTGGGGGGGCTCTATCTGGTGGGGGCGTTCCGCCAGAGAAGAGCCCAAGAACCCCCTTTAGATAAAGGCCTCATCCCATGGCTTGGACATGCATTGAGCTACCGAAAGGACAGCGTTGACTTCTTGCAGAGGATGCAGAAGAAGCATGGAGATATCTTCACGGTACTGTTTGGAGGATATTATTTCACCTTTCTGATGGACCCACTCTCCTATGGAGCTATTGTGAAGGAAGCAAGAACCAGGCTGGATTTAAATGTATCACACTTTGTGGCCCAAGTGTTTGGGTTCCAGCATTCAGAAATGACTCTAAAAATACTAGAGACAGTCAACACTAAGCACCTCAGGGGCAATGGGCTCGTGGTGATGACCCAGGCCATGATGGAAAGCTTGCATAGAGTGATGCGCCACAGCCTGAGTCCGGCAGGAGGGCAGAAGTCGTGGAAACAGGACGGATTGTTCCACTTCAGCTACAACATGCTCTTTAAGGCCGGATACCTTGCTGTATTTGGAAATGCACAGAGTAAAGGTGGAAAGGGCAAAGAAGATGCTGAGAGGTGTGACCTAGCTGACTCTGAAGATGTGTTCGTAGAGTTTTGCAAATTTGATAGTTTCTTCCCGGGATTAGCTTCTTCCACGCTGTCTCCCAGAGAGAAAAAAGAAGCCGAGTCTCTGAAGAGACACTTCTGGAACATCATGTCTGTAAAGGAAGTATACAAAAAGGAAAATATCAGTGGTTGGATAACTGACCTGCAAGAGCAGCTGGATGAGGCTGGGACTCCTGAATACATGCAGGGGCGGCTGTTTTTTACGTTGCTCTGGGGATTTCAAGCTAATTCCGGCCCAGCTTCCTTCTGGCTTCTTGCCTACCTGTTGAAAAACCCCAAGGCAATGGATGAGGTGAGGAAAGAAGTGGACAGAGTGGTGGGAGAATCTGGCCAGGAAGTGAGGGCAGGGGGCGCAGTGCTTAATGTCACCAAGGAGATGTTAGACAAGACCCCCATCTTGGACAGTGCTGTGGAAGAGACTCTGAGACTGACAACAATACCACTGTTGACCAGGGTTGTGGTGGTGGACCTAGAACTCAAGATGAACGATGGAAGACAATATCTCCTGCGCAAAGGAGACAGAGTTGCACTTTTCCCCTTCGTGGCAGCACATATGGACCCGGAAATCCACCCAGATCCCCATGTTTTCAAATATGACAGGTTCCTCAGCCTAGATGGCACAAAGAAGAGATTCTATAAGAATGGGGAAAAGGTGAAGTATTTTTCCATGCCTTGGGGTGTAGGGTCCATGTGCCCTGGGCGTTACTTTGCTACCAATCAGCTAAAACTCTTTGCCTTCCTGATGCTGACATACTTTGATATGCAGCTGGTTAACATGGAGGAGGAATTCCCTCCTGTGATCAAGAACCGCTGTGGGGTTGGTGTGATGCAGCCAACACACGATGTTCAGTTCAGGTATCGACTTCGCCACTGA